In the Wyeomyia smithii strain HCP4-BCI-WySm-NY-G18 chromosome 2, ASM2978416v1, whole genome shotgun sequence genome, one interval contains:
- the LOC129721908 gene encoding serine/threonine-protein kinase mig-15 isoform X1 codes for MAHQMMPQSVNCSLDDIDLNALKDPAGIFELIEVVGNGTYGQVYKGRHTKTGQLAAIKVMDVTEEEEEEIKLEINVLKKYSNHRNIATYYGAFIKKTSAGKDDQLWLVMEYCGAGSVTDLVKSTKGQSLKEEWIAYICREILRGLSYLHTNKVIHRDIKGQNVLLTDNAEVKLVDFGVSAQLDKTIGRRNTFIGTPYWMAPEVIACDENRDATYDNRSDLWSLGITALEMAESQPPLCDLHPMRALFLIPRNPPPRLKSKKWSKKFHGFIDTVLVKDYHQRPYTEQLLKHPFIKEQPTERQVRIQLKDHIDRCKKRKQEKERDDYRYSGSENEEEEVQPGEPSSIIQAPGGDTLRRNFQQIQEGRTMQNAEQQQPPNANRNQKPQQRDERSKQQPVEEPGPPSRPALPQRLIVVPDPPANANANRPLPPTPRSSSGSSSQPQQPSSQQQTPQQPPRNSQNIFKPMLPPRRPEDLDMLAAQLNELGVSQQSQQQAQPEAPPRNNRQQQQQPSSTSASSGKPPVTAVAANGNNNGSSSGGGLGNNNNNNHHHAQPINPLDPIESSDSDSEPEEPNDRARNDGTLLASDPPKPLPEFSYRPGGLGVLSETDPPSTTTPGGSNNSVLSPPGGGGGPPNRPLPPTPDDDDAQGDRTLIKRNYDNKSTSSVGTTASSASTGSTPSESDEAVLLRDWDFERFFPSNERPRPQQRHSMSDKSSSSSPAESNSRLNGFDKFRKERENSKVSNLAFAEKRKVEEMNNKIRLEERVKSEIFARQYQKQQSPGKSSPGSSTSQPNPQQPQQQFLKQSHKRQDSDSKLSLNFVRGFRRENSDFFPLSKRHSAILGDQNTPSSSNGNAKQMSTSAIQQQQRSSAIFSRNRNKGEPILTDFTVTKRADGEDIRPRTPPRPSVANGSQQSNASSGQAPIRQATPQARNLDFLRPRREKTESVIFVRNSPTRQQLFDSQNRAGENSSLGTPGQRTSSVLPDLLSQASPATPPRHDKSASEEYRAAVSSSAHSTPSKSFVGVASVGPINSNNNSNSNNIFIHSSNSHNNSNNHHHSHGAGGGGGGGNGNSSPHSTVSNSSASSRHNSPNHSNNIRNLKNHNNLSHSSNNNNHLPPYHHHLQQQLLHHQQSQPASLNSVSGGIGGATPPLPPYALALQQKQRSFLTFGFSAGSGGSSAARRESHVNVNVTPTSHDAASDTPEIRKYKKRFNSEILCAALWGVNLLIGTENGLMLLDRSGQGKVYQLISRRRFQQMEVLEGQNILVTISGKKNRVRVYYLSWLKSKILRTDGMGDQQVERRNGWINVGDLQGAVHFKIVKYERIKFLVIALKDSIEIYAWAPKPYHKFMAFKSFGELMHRPLLVDLTVEEQTRLKVIYGSAEGFHAVDLDSATVYDIYLPKHTQGPISPHCIVTLPNSNGMQLLLCYDNEGVYVNTMGRVSKNIVLQWGEMPTSVAYIGTGQIMGWGNKAIEIRSVETGHLDGVFMHKKAQRLKFLCERNDKVFFSSAKGGSSCQIYFMTLNKPGMANW; via the exons GGTCGCCACACAAAGACTGGACAACTCGCTGCCATTAAGGTGATGGATGTCACCGAAGAGGAGGAGGAGGAAATCAAATTGGAGATCAATGTGCTCAAAAAGTACTCCAACCACCGAAACATTGCCACGTATTATGGTGCATTTATCAAAAAGACGTCGGCCGGCAAGGACGACCAGCTGTGGCTGGTGATGGAATATTGCGGGGCCGGTTCTGTCACCGATTTGGTCAAATCGACTAAAGGCCAGAGCTTGAAGGAGGAATGGATTGCCTACATCTGTCGGGAAATCCTGCGAGGACTAAGCTATCTGCACACAAACAAAGTGATACATCGGGATATCAAGGGTCAGAACGTACTGCTGACGGACAATGCCGAAGTCAAACTGGTGGATTTCGGCGTATCAGCACAGTTGGACAAAACTATCGGCCGGCGAAACACATTCATCGGAACGCCCTACTGGATGGCACCGGAAGTCATTGCGTGTGACGAAAACCGGGATGCTACCTACGACAATCGGTCCGATCTGTGGTCGCTGGGAATCACGGCGTTAGAAATGGCAGAGTCGCAGCCTCCGTTATGCGATCTGCATCCGATGCGTGCCCTGTTTCTTATTCCTCGAAATCCCCCGCCTCGGCTGAAGTCGAAAAAGTGGTCCAAAAAGTTTCACGGCTTCATTGATACAGTGCTTG TGAAGGATTATCACCAACGACCTTACACGGAACAGTTACTGAAGCATCCATTCATCAAGGAACAGCCAACAGAAAGACAAGTACGGATACAGCTGAAAGACCATATCGATAG GTGTAAGAAACGTAAACAAGAAAAAGAACGAGATGACTATCGGTACTCTGGTTCGGAGAACGAAGAGGAGGAAGTACAACCTGGGGAACCATCCTCCATTATTCAGGCTCCGGGGGGTGATACTCTGCGACGGAACTTCCAGCAAATCCAGGAAGGTCGAACGATGCAAAATGCAGAACAACAGCAGCCGCCGAATGCGAATCGAAACCAGAAGCCACAGCAG CGCGACGAACGAAGTAAACAGCAACCGGTGGAAGAACCGGGACCTCCTTCACGGCCAGCTCTACCTCAGCGTCTGATAGTGGTACCTGATCCGCCGGCCAATGCCAACGCCAACCGGCCGCTGCCTCCGACACCTCGGTCCAGCAGTGGATCGTCCTCCCAACCGCAACAGCCATCATCCCAGCAGCAAACGCCCCAGCAACCACCACGAAACTCTCAGAATATCTTCAAACCAATG TTGCCGCCACGACGACCCGAG GATTTGGACATGTTAGCCGCACAACTAAATGAATTGGGCGTCTCCCAACAGTCTCAGCAGCAAGCACAGCCGGAAGCGCCACCACGGAATAAccggcagcagcaacagcagcccAGCAGTACCAGTGCCAGCAGTGGTAAGCCGCCCGTGACCGCCGTCGCCGCCAATGGTAACAACAACGGCAGCAGCAGTGGCGGCGGTCTCggcaataacaataacaacaatcaCCACCACGCCCAACCGATCAACCCGCTGGATCCGATCGAAAGTTCCGACTCCGACTCGGAACCGGAAGAACCGAACGATCGGGCGCGCAACGACGGCACGCTGCTGGCCAGCGATCCGCCGAAGCCACT TCCCGAATTCTCCTATAGGCCTGGCGGACTGGGGGTACTCTCTGAGACGGATCCTCCCTCAACAACCACACCCGGCGGCAGCAACAACAGTGTGCTGTCGCCTCCAGGCGGCGGAGGTGGACCCCCTAACAGACCACTTCCGCCGACGCCGGATGACGACGATGCACAGGGCGATCGGACGTTGATCAAAAgg AACTATGACAATAAGTCGACTTCATCAGTTGGGACCACGGCATCATCCGCCTCAACAGGATCTACTCCGTCGGAAAGTGACGAAGCCGTTCTTTTAAGGGACTGGGATTTCGAACGATTCTTCCCATCCAATGAGCGCCCTCGACCCCAGCAACGTCATTCCATGTCGGATAAGTCTTCCTCGTCATCACCAGCAGAATCCAACTCCCGATTGAATGGGTTTGACAAATTCCGCAAGGAGCGTGAAAATAGTAAAGTTTCGAACCTCGCTTTCGCCGAGAAGCGAAAGGTTGAGGAAATGAACAACAAGATCCGCCTGGAAGAGCGAGTGAAGAGTGAAATCTTCGCTAGACAATACCAAAAACAGCAATCTCCCGGAAAATCTAGTCCTGGTTCTTCTACTAGCCAGCCGAATCCACAACAACCGCAACAGCAGTTCCTTAAGCAATCTCACAAACGTCAGGACTCTGACTCTAAATTGTCTCTGAATTTCGTGCGCGGTTTCCGCAGAGAAAATTCCGACTTCTTTCCACTGTCCAAGCGTCACTCGGCTATCCTAGGCGATCAAAACACACCTAGCAGTAGCAACGGTAATGCCAAACAAATGTCTACCAGTGCAATCCAGCAACAGCAACGTTCCAGTGCCATTTTCTCTCGCAACCGAAATAAGGGCGAACCGATTCTTACCGATTTCACCGTGACGAAACGTGCTGACGGTGAAGATATAAGGCCACGAACCCCACCGAGACCCTCGGTTGCGAACGGTTCCCAACAATCCAACGCTAGCTCCGGACAAGCTCCGATTCGGCAGGCTACTCCGCAAGCACGAAATTTGGACTTTCTGCGACCTCGGCGGGAGAAAACCGAATCGGTGATTTTTGTGCGTAATTCTCCAACGCGACAACAACTGTTTGATAGTCAG aacCGTGCGGGTGAAAACAGCAGTTTGGGTACCCCAGGTCAACGCACCAGCAGTGTCCTGCCGGATCTACTGAGTCAAGCATCGCCAGCCACGCCGCCACGCCATGATAAATCAGCCAGTGAAGAG tATCGAGCAGCCGTCAGTTCCTCTGCCCATTCCACACCATCCAAGTCCTTCGTCGGCGTTGCGAGCGTCGGCCCCATCAACagtaacaacaacagcaacagcaataACATTTTTATCCATAGCAGTAACAGTCATAACAATAGTAACAACCACCACCACAGCCATGGAGCTGGTGGTGGAGGTGGAGGTGGAAATGGCAACTCGTCACCCCACTCGACGGTGTCGAATTCGTCTGCTTCCTCCCGCCACAACAGTCCAAACCATTCGAATAACATTAGAAATCTGAAAAACCACAATAATCTTTCGCATAGTAGCAATAATAACAATCATTTACCTCCCTATCACCATCATTTACAACAACAATTGTTGCACCATCAACAATCGCAACCTGCATCGCTAAACTCCGTCTCCGGTGGAATCGGTGGTGCCACTCCGCCATTGCCCCCGTACGCTCTGGCCTTGCAACAGAAGCAGCGAAGTTTCCTCACGTTCGGTTTCAGCGCAGGCTCCGGCGGATCGAGTGCAGCCCGGCGGGAAAGCCATGTTAACGTCAATGTCACACCAACATCGCACGATGCCGCTAGCGATACACCCGAGATCCGCAAGTACAAGAAACGGTTCAACTCGGAGATACTGTGTGCTGCCCTGTGGGGTGTCAATCTGCTTATAGGAACCGAGAACGGTCTCATGTTGCTGGATCGGTCCGGACAGGGAAAG GTCTATCAACTGATATCGAGGAGAAGATTCCAGCAGATGGAAGTCCTAGAGGGTCAAAACATTCTGGTCACAATATCCGGCAAAAAGAATCGCGTTCGAGTGTATTATTTGTCGTGGCTCAAATCGAAAATCCTGCGAACCGACGGGATGGGCGAT cAACAAGTGGAACGTCGGAACGGCTGGATCAACGTAGGCGATTTGCAGGGCGCAGTTCATTTCAAAATAGTCAAATACGAACGCATAAAGTTTCTGGTGATTGCGCTCAAGGACTCGATCGAAATTTACGCCTGGGCTCCAAAACCGTACCACAAATTTATGGCATTCAAG AGTTTCGGTGAATTGATGCATCGTCCTCTGCTTGTCGACTTGACCGTAGAAGAGCAGACTAGGCTGAAAGTGATTTACGGTTCGGCCGAAGGATTCCATGCAGTCGATCTCGACTCGGCCACCGTTTACGATATCTACCTTCCTAAACAT ACTCAGGGTCCAATTTCGCCACACTGCATCGTTACGTTGCCCAACTCCAACGGTATGCAGTTGTTACTCTGCTATGACAACGAGGGTGTCTACGTCAATACAATGGGCCGGGTGTCGAAAAACATTGTCCTGCAGTGGGGCGAAATGCCGACATCAGTTGCATACATCGGCACCGGGCAGATTATGGGCTGGGGCAACAAGGCAATTGAG ATCCGTTCGGTAGAAACCGGCCACCTGGACGGAGTTTTCATGCATAAGAAAGCCCAGCGACTCAAGTTCCTGTGCGAGAGGAACGACAAGGTGTTCTTCAGCAGTGCCAAAGGTGGTTCATCCTGTCAGATCTACTTCATGACACTGAACAAACCCGGAATGGCCAACTGGTAA
- the LOC129721908 gene encoding serine/threonine-protein kinase mig-15 isoform X2 — translation MAHQMMPQSVNCSLDDIDLNALKDPAGIFELIEVVGNGTYGQVYKGRHTKTGQLAAIKVMDVTEEEEEEIKLEINVLKKYSNHRNIATYYGAFIKKTSAGKDDQLWLVMEYCGAGSVTDLVKSTKGQSLKEEWIAYICREILRGLSYLHTNKVIHRDIKGQNVLLTDNAEVKLVDFGVSAQLDKTIGRRNTFIGTPYWMAPEVIACDENRDATYDNRSDLWSLGITALEMAESQPPLCDLHPMRALFLIPRNPPPRLKSKKWSKKFHGFIDTVLVKDYHQRPYTEQLLKHPFIKEQPTERQVRIQLKDHIDRCKKRKQEKERDDYRYSGSENEEEEVQPGEPSSIIQAPGGDTLRRNFQQIQEGRTMQNAEQQQPPNANRNQKPQQVKQRDERSKQQPVEEPGPPSRPALPQRLIVVPDPPANANANRPLPPTPRSSSGSSSQPQQPSSQQQTPQQPPRNSQNIFKPMLPPRRPEDLDMLAAQLNELGVSQQSQQQAQPEAPPRNNRQQQQQPSSTSASSGKPPVTAVAANGNNNGSSSGGGLGNNNNNNHHHAQPINPLDPIESSDSDSEPEEPNDRARNDGTLLASDPPKPLPGGLGVLSETDPPSTTTPGGSNNSVLSPPGGGGGPPNRPLPPTPDDDDAQGDRTLIKRIFNVKWKNFEIQNNYDNKSTSSVGTTASSASTGSTPSESDEAVLLRDWDFERFFPSNERPRPQQRHSMSDKSSSSSPAESNSRLNGFDKFRKERENSKVSNLAFAEKRKVEEMNNKIRLEERVKSEIFARQYQKQQSPGKSSPGSSTSQPNPQQPQQQFLKQSHKRQDSDSKLSLNFVRGFRRENSDFFPLSKRHSAILGDQNTPSSSNGNAKQMSTSAIQQQQRSSAIFSRNRNKGEPILTDFTVTKRADGEDIRPRTPPRPSVANGSQQSNASSGQAPIRQATPQARNLDFLRPRREKTESVIFVRNSPTRQQLFDSQNRAGENSSLGTPGQRTSSVLPDLLSQASPATPPRHDKSASEEKQRSFLTFGFSAGSGGSSAARRESHVNVNVTPTSHDAASDTPEIRKYKKRFNSEILCAALWGVNLLIGTENGLMLLDRSGQGKVYQLISRRRFQQMEVLEGQNILVTISGKKNRVRVYYLSWLKSKILRTDGMGDQQVERRNGWINVGDLQGAVHFKIVKYERIKFLVIALKDSIEIYAWAPKPYHKFMAFKSFGELMHRPLLVDLTVEEQTRLKVIYGSAEGFHAVDLDSATVYDIYLPKHTQGPISPHCIVTLPNSNGMQLLLCYDNEGVYVNTMGRVSKNIVLQWGEMPTSVAYIGTGQIMGWGNKAIEIRSVETGHLDGVFMHKKAQRLKFLCERNDKVFFSSAKGGSSCQIYFMTLNKPGMANW, via the exons GGTCGCCACACAAAGACTGGACAACTCGCTGCCATTAAGGTGATGGATGTCACCGAAGAGGAGGAGGAGGAAATCAAATTGGAGATCAATGTGCTCAAAAAGTACTCCAACCACCGAAACATTGCCACGTATTATGGTGCATTTATCAAAAAGACGTCGGCCGGCAAGGACGACCAGCTGTGGCTGGTGATGGAATATTGCGGGGCCGGTTCTGTCACCGATTTGGTCAAATCGACTAAAGGCCAGAGCTTGAAGGAGGAATGGATTGCCTACATCTGTCGGGAAATCCTGCGAGGACTAAGCTATCTGCACACAAACAAAGTGATACATCGGGATATCAAGGGTCAGAACGTACTGCTGACGGACAATGCCGAAGTCAAACTGGTGGATTTCGGCGTATCAGCACAGTTGGACAAAACTATCGGCCGGCGAAACACATTCATCGGAACGCCCTACTGGATGGCACCGGAAGTCATTGCGTGTGACGAAAACCGGGATGCTACCTACGACAATCGGTCCGATCTGTGGTCGCTGGGAATCACGGCGTTAGAAATGGCAGAGTCGCAGCCTCCGTTATGCGATCTGCATCCGATGCGTGCCCTGTTTCTTATTCCTCGAAATCCCCCGCCTCGGCTGAAGTCGAAAAAGTGGTCCAAAAAGTTTCACGGCTTCATTGATACAGTGCTTG TGAAGGATTATCACCAACGACCTTACACGGAACAGTTACTGAAGCATCCATTCATCAAGGAACAGCCAACAGAAAGACAAGTACGGATACAGCTGAAAGACCATATCGATAG GTGTAAGAAACGTAAACAAGAAAAAGAACGAGATGACTATCGGTACTCTGGTTCGGAGAACGAAGAGGAGGAAGTACAACCTGGGGAACCATCCTCCATTATTCAGGCTCCGGGGGGTGATACTCTGCGACGGAACTTCCAGCAAATCCAGGAAGGTCGAACGATGCAAAATGCAGAACAACAGCAGCCGCCGAATGCGAATCGAAACCAGAAGCCACAGCAGGTAAAACAA CGCGACGAACGAAGTAAACAGCAACCGGTGGAAGAACCGGGACCTCCTTCACGGCCAGCTCTACCTCAGCGTCTGATAGTGGTACCTGATCCGCCGGCCAATGCCAACGCCAACCGGCCGCTGCCTCCGACACCTCGGTCCAGCAGTGGATCGTCCTCCCAACCGCAACAGCCATCATCCCAGCAGCAAACGCCCCAGCAACCACCACGAAACTCTCAGAATATCTTCAAACCAATG TTGCCGCCACGACGACCCGAG GATTTGGACATGTTAGCCGCACAACTAAATGAATTGGGCGTCTCCCAACAGTCTCAGCAGCAAGCACAGCCGGAAGCGCCACCACGGAATAAccggcagcagcaacagcagcccAGCAGTACCAGTGCCAGCAGTGGTAAGCCGCCCGTGACCGCCGTCGCCGCCAATGGTAACAACAACGGCAGCAGCAGTGGCGGCGGTCTCggcaataacaataacaacaatcaCCACCACGCCCAACCGATCAACCCGCTGGATCCGATCGAAAGTTCCGACTCCGACTCGGAACCGGAAGAACCGAACGATCGGGCGCGCAACGACGGCACGCTGCTGGCCAGCGATCCGCCGAAGCCACT GCCTGGCGGACTGGGGGTACTCTCTGAGACGGATCCTCCCTCAACAACCACACCCGGCGGCAGCAACAACAGTGTGCTGTCGCCTCCAGGCGGCGGAGGTGGACCCCCTAACAGACCACTTCCGCCGACGCCGGATGACGACGATGCACAGGGCGATCGGACGTTGATCAAAAgg ATTTTTAATGTAAAGTGGAAAAATTTCGAGATCCAAAAC AACTATGACAATAAGTCGACTTCATCAGTTGGGACCACGGCATCATCCGCCTCAACAGGATCTACTCCGTCGGAAAGTGACGAAGCCGTTCTTTTAAGGGACTGGGATTTCGAACGATTCTTCCCATCCAATGAGCGCCCTCGACCCCAGCAACGTCATTCCATGTCGGATAAGTCTTCCTCGTCATCACCAGCAGAATCCAACTCCCGATTGAATGGGTTTGACAAATTCCGCAAGGAGCGTGAAAATAGTAAAGTTTCGAACCTCGCTTTCGCCGAGAAGCGAAAGGTTGAGGAAATGAACAACAAGATCCGCCTGGAAGAGCGAGTGAAGAGTGAAATCTTCGCTAGACAATACCAAAAACAGCAATCTCCCGGAAAATCTAGTCCTGGTTCTTCTACTAGCCAGCCGAATCCACAACAACCGCAACAGCAGTTCCTTAAGCAATCTCACAAACGTCAGGACTCTGACTCTAAATTGTCTCTGAATTTCGTGCGCGGTTTCCGCAGAGAAAATTCCGACTTCTTTCCACTGTCCAAGCGTCACTCGGCTATCCTAGGCGATCAAAACACACCTAGCAGTAGCAACGGTAATGCCAAACAAATGTCTACCAGTGCAATCCAGCAACAGCAACGTTCCAGTGCCATTTTCTCTCGCAACCGAAATAAGGGCGAACCGATTCTTACCGATTTCACCGTGACGAAACGTGCTGACGGTGAAGATATAAGGCCACGAACCCCACCGAGACCCTCGGTTGCGAACGGTTCCCAACAATCCAACGCTAGCTCCGGACAAGCTCCGATTCGGCAGGCTACTCCGCAAGCACGAAATTTGGACTTTCTGCGACCTCGGCGGGAGAAAACCGAATCGGTGATTTTTGTGCGTAATTCTCCAACGCGACAACAACTGTTTGATAGTCAG aacCGTGCGGGTGAAAACAGCAGTTTGGGTACCCCAGGTCAACGCACCAGCAGTGTCCTGCCGGATCTACTGAGTCAAGCATCGCCAGCCACGCCGCCACGCCATGATAAATCAGCCAGTGAAGAG AAGCAGCGAAGTTTCCTCACGTTCGGTTTCAGCGCAGGCTCCGGCGGATCGAGTGCAGCCCGGCGGGAAAGCCATGTTAACGTCAATGTCACACCAACATCGCACGATGCCGCTAGCGATACACCCGAGATCCGCAAGTACAAGAAACGGTTCAACTCGGAGATACTGTGTGCTGCCCTGTGGGGTGTCAATCTGCTTATAGGAACCGAGAACGGTCTCATGTTGCTGGATCGGTCCGGACAGGGAAAG GTCTATCAACTGATATCGAGGAGAAGATTCCAGCAGATGGAAGTCCTAGAGGGTCAAAACATTCTGGTCACAATATCCGGCAAAAAGAATCGCGTTCGAGTGTATTATTTGTCGTGGCTCAAATCGAAAATCCTGCGAACCGACGGGATGGGCGAT cAACAAGTGGAACGTCGGAACGGCTGGATCAACGTAGGCGATTTGCAGGGCGCAGTTCATTTCAAAATAGTCAAATACGAACGCATAAAGTTTCTGGTGATTGCGCTCAAGGACTCGATCGAAATTTACGCCTGGGCTCCAAAACCGTACCACAAATTTATGGCATTCAAG AGTTTCGGTGAATTGATGCATCGTCCTCTGCTTGTCGACTTGACCGTAGAAGAGCAGACTAGGCTGAAAGTGATTTACGGTTCGGCCGAAGGATTCCATGCAGTCGATCTCGACTCGGCCACCGTTTACGATATCTACCTTCCTAAACAT ACTCAGGGTCCAATTTCGCCACACTGCATCGTTACGTTGCCCAACTCCAACGGTATGCAGTTGTTACTCTGCTATGACAACGAGGGTGTCTACGTCAATACAATGGGCCGGGTGTCGAAAAACATTGTCCTGCAGTGGGGCGAAATGCCGACATCAGTTGCATACATCGGCACCGGGCAGATTATGGGCTGGGGCAACAAGGCAATTGAG ATCCGTTCGGTAGAAACCGGCCACCTGGACGGAGTTTTCATGCATAAGAAAGCCCAGCGACTCAAGTTCCTGTGCGAGAGGAACGACAAGGTGTTCTTCAGCAGTGCCAAAGGTGGTTCATCCTGTCAGATCTACTTCATGACACTGAACAAACCCGGAATGGCCAACTGGTAA